The Gambusia affinis linkage group LG09, SWU_Gaff_1.0, whole genome shotgun sequence DNA window tttttctattgagaaagattttgctgaaatgaatagcaagtcaaagaaaaaaatcaacatctgGTCATCTGGTTTCAAAAAAAGCTAATGGTGGATTAACAgtaataatcaaaataattgaAACCAATGAGAGATTTtgatataaaattatttacatttaaccaAGAAGATGAATCtttcttaaaatatcaaaaacaatgtgaaatgagtatcaattaaaaaaaaaaaaaaaaaacattttacaaaaaaatattgcatgtcAATAATTGTGTACATCCTTCTGAATTCTCAGTGGACATTTATCTATTATTAGTTAAGAAATTCGTCCTAATTGCCTCagtctgtttctgtgtctgtctATCTGTAAGTCCTTACAAACAAACTGCTGGTAGACAGGCGGATCCGTGGATTAAAATATTTGCGTCATCACCTACGTTGTGCCCTGCTTGACCTTACATGACAAaacgttatttatttattagatttgagactatttttttagatagttttatttttcatgaatcCATTTTGACCAAATACGCCAGGAAGTAGCTTTTAAGACCAAAATTATGTCATATTTCAGTCGAGCTTTATACTTAAGTAAACTCatcaaacaattttaaaataatttcaaattaatttaccaaaataaacatTGCTTTAATCTGTTTAACCTTGTTCTGACcatctaaatgaaataaaaagtgcaCTTTCCAATCAAACTAACGTGTCTTTATGgttcaaataaaattgaaagTTATCAAAATAACTTAAGGTACCAAACTAATAAGACATCAtgtatttgtccttttttaaaacctgaAGCAACATCTTCAGTTTTATAGTGTAACTCCAAATACGCTTCCCTTaacctttcttattttttacatcGGTTACCatagacaaaaaataattttcagaggATGTTATGAATTAGCCAACCTTCTTCATAACCATATGTTAAGGATTTTGTAGTACCACTGATGCTAGCTGTAAATCCTTCTGACTTATGGCAGCGCATTAAGTCAGGAGGTCATTTCTGTAAACCGTCCATGAGCCCAGATTGCATCAAACTGGGGAGAAGAGCCATCTGTTGTCCTGCCTTCCACAACAACTCAAATCCAACTAATGCCGCTCTGTCTAAGCTATGAGGAAGGGAAATCCTTGGAACCCATTCACAGGGATGTCTTTTAACTCAATCCACACTCAGGTTTAAACATCTTGAAAGgcatttgtgaaaataatctgatttttctctttttttttttttgctttggaaaTGGAATTAAGATACTTGaatcaaaatgttgaacatAAGATTCTTGTACAAAAGGCATTGgacttgaaaattaatttgtaaaataagaaTCTGAAGCACAAGCTAAATTGCTCATGTAAAAAttaagttttccttttctttcagaaaataatggaaataaatactgcagtATGCACCTTCCTCATTCCTCTTCTTTGctgactgtttttttaatagctttgtaattttgtatttttattgtgtaaaagactttgaatttccttgaaatgtgctgtacaaataaagttgactgattgattgtttgATTCTTGTTCGATCAAATAAAATTCATCCTCCGGATGGTTACCACTTTAGCAGTCATCATCAAAAAGCTTAAATGACTTTGATATGTTTCTGCCTCCCCATTTGTTTATCTGTTAGCATATTTAACAATTTCAGAGTAAATATAAAGTACGtatagtttaaaaacaaatcatctaaaaatatttttgaactaCGTTTACAGTAGAAAATGACCTCCTTCTATCATGAGTGTCTGGCTCGGCCCCTGAGCCTATTCTCTTCGACTTGCACAcacaatgattatttttaactgtgCAGCAGACTAAAGCAGTAGTGTTGTAATGAATTAATCAGGTTTGCTCCAAAACAGCCACGAGGTAAGCTGAAGAGAGGGCTCCAAGGTTGGCGGGGGTCACTGTATAAAAGCAAAGCGCAAGGCAGTGATTGGCATTTGCTCTCCATCAACTGTGACGGATTAAAGAAGTAAGCAGTGAAGAGTCGCTGGTGGAGCCAAAGACACGGTAAGTCAGCTTCTTCACCTTTCAAGACAAAGACCTGTCTTGAAAGGTGAAGATATTTGATGagttaaatttcattttatgagAAGAGAATACCTGAATGCCTTTACAAGACAGAAGACAATAGCTAAGATCATGGCAAGCTGAAGTGATGCTTTCTGAGTTATTTTATAAGACTGAATTGTATGAATTAAAAGGAAAGTGACTTTGCAGTGACATTTTAGAGAATGTAATGACCAGTAAAATGTCAAGATTTTCTTACTGAACCACGAATGTCCTCAAATTCCTGTCACTCCTTCAAGAtctttttttacacatcttcaTAATCAAACCGCTGTATCTCTTATTCTTTGCAGAAAGGATCTTTATCTGGTGCAGTCATGTCAAAGTAAGTCAGTTATTTATTAATCTGTTGAAATTACACAAAAGCTCTGAAACACAGATGGATACTTTAGACTTTAGATATAAACACAAACcatttgagaaaaaagtttgtaaatatttatgtgcTTAAGTGACAGTTAAGAATTAGTTAGGtgtattttgaattaaaaacaaaaagatgtaaTACTTCTTGTTCTATTTTTAAGCAGAAGTTGAAACTAGATTATATTCTGTTGCTTTGTTCattcaaagtcagaaaaagtGGCTAACGCAGGGATTAAAGACACAAGAACCAAGATAACTGACTTAACTGTAGCATACTGACATCTAATTCGCTCTTGTAAcactttcattattttacaattttgtaataatttgtCCAGGATATAGATAAACCCTTATTAAGGTGGATTATGTGGATTTAATCTTGGAAGAGAGATTTACAAGATAAATGGAGGGATTAAACAGGATTACTTGGCAAATACATGAAAGTGGTAAACACAACTTAAGGattatgttgttgtttacagGATATGCACAGGAAtctattttaatacagaaagGTTTTAGGGTAGGACAGGAACTTGATATCAAACTTCAGAGATTTgtaattgctttattttttataccaTTTCTCTTATTGCCTCATGTCAGATATAACACAATAGTCAGAAGAAAGTCAGAATTGAgcattttaaattgattatgCAACAGACTGCCAACTTATAAAGGCACAGATAAAACATACGTTCATAAAAACCAGGCTAACTCTTTCATTTAAATTGCTCCAACAATGATGATTAACAGCTGTAAACAGTGAGGTGAATACATTCAGGGGAAGCTTGTGGACAGGCTGTTCCTGTTTCTTACATATCTAAACAAGCCTAACCATGATTGAAGTTTGCAGTAGAAGTTTGATtcaatgttttttccttttgtttttcctttcagagTGTATAAGAAAACCAGCGGGAATGGAACCGTAagtggtttttaaaataatgaggCCATTTTTGGGCTAAAAATAGCATCgtttttatctaatttttcCAGCTACCACAGTTAAAATTTCCAATATTTAGAATATTGGCGGAGGactgactgtttttatttgtttctactAGATTGCCTTGTACTTGGGGAAGAGAGACTTTGTGGACCATGTGGATCGTGTCGACGTAGTTGGTGTGTTTTGTGGTTAATGCAATAAACTCTCTGCAgttaaactcagaatttttcTTATGCCTGGGAAAATTAGATATAAAATTATTCTCAATCTgtcaagaagtttgtttctgctaGTAAATGAGACATACATCACTtgaaagataataaaacaaagtaaaagttgTGTCAGTTTTGAAAATTGCAGCATGAAGACAATATATATCCTCCTCAACaatcagtgaaaaaaatctttattagaATAACAATCATGCTACTCTTATAATTTCTGACCAACTTTCTGCATGTTTCTACtggtattttaattatttatctttcaCAATGACCTCCAACTCTTTGGGGTTGGAAAGCCTCACTGCCATCACCCTCATCTTTTGCttctttctcagtttttcatgGACTCTGGATGGGCCAATCACAGACTTTAATATTACCTCCATTCAGAAgagaaatgtttataaaattaaacattattttacacCTAAATCTGCCAGGAGTGTGGATAATTTTGACACATTcttctgaaatgaaatgaaaataatttggtttttctttttgcagatgGGATTGTTAAGGTGGACCCCTCTGgtttaaatggaagaaaaggtAATcttatagaatagaatagaatagaatagaatagaatagaatagaatagaatagaatagaatagaatagaatagaatagtcACACATTTGTGAAGGCAAGTGATGTTTAAATATGAtatgcattttattaaacaagtACAATTGTATAATAAATTGTATTCtacattttacaaatgaaatttaaataaaaattaagctttaattttgttcatatatatatatatatatatatctatatatatatatatatatatatatatatatatatatatatatatctatatatatatgtatgtatgtataaactactgacaacatgtctctgaaatttcaagaaaaattcagtatttatttgcagaaaatgagaaatggtcaaaataataaaaaagatgcagtgctttcagacctcaaacaCAATGCAAATAAGATGTATTGTGATTTAATGAAGTTGGACTGATCCTCATTTCTCATCGCAGTATTCGTCTACCTGGCCTGTGCCTTCCGCTACGGAAGTGATGACCTGGATGTTATCGGACTCTCCTTCAGGAGAGACATCTGGTTAAAGAAGGTCCAGGTGTATCCGGCTGCCGATGGAAACCCGACTAAGACACCAATGCAGGAATCCCTCCTGAAAAAAGTTGGAGAGCAAGGAtgtcctttttctttccagGTAGCAAATTTTGCTATgcagaatttaatattttttcattattttcagcGTTCATAATCTGATCTGCATCCACCCCTGTGTTTTTCAGATGCCAACAAATCTCCCATGCTCAGTCTCTTTGCATCCAGGGCCAAATGACAATGGCAAGGTACCATAaccagttttcttttgtaatattCTTAATGTATTATTCACCCATGCAATGCTTGCACTTATGATTTAAACTGACTAGTTTCTGTCGCAGGCCTGTGGAGTGGATTTTGAGGTCAAAGCATACATTGCCAATGAAGCTAGCAATCCAGATGAAGTCATTGACAAAAAGTGGGTTTTCTGTCTGGTGATTCTATCATTTCATCCTGAAGTGAAACAGAACACATGTATTGGTCCATGCTTGACTTTTAATACACCTGCCCTTCCCTCAGGGATACCTGCCGCTTGATGATTCGCAAAATACAGTTCGCACCGACAAACAAAGCCGGACCAAAGGTCGAGGTCTCTAAACAGTTTATGATGAGCGACAAACCAATTCACATGGAGGCCTCTCTTGAAAAAGAGGTACACTTACATTTTTATGCTAAGATGTTTAGCATTCTGGAAACTGAATGCTTTGAGTGAATAACTCCAAAGAAACATTATTGTTGTGTTTAAGATTTACTACCATGGAGACCCAATCACTGTCAATGTGAAAATCAACAACGAAACCTCAAAGACtatcaaaaaaatcaaagtctCAGGTAAGAAACACCACAAAGCTGATATTTTTAACTGGTGCAggatgaagatttttttttaaataagtaaataaatgacagtaaaaatttttgattttagtgGATCAGCTAGCAAATGTTGTCCTCTACTCATCTGACACCTACACCAAGGATGTCTGCTCTGACGAGTTTGCGTAAGGTTTACCCATATTCACAGACATATAAAAGTAACgcataaaaatattatcaaattaaatactATTGTTCAGGTCAATGTCCTTATATAGTGCAGATTATCTTACAAAGTATCCTACCTAGGTCTAGGGTACTTTGTAAGACAAgcagaaatatgttaaaatccatatttttgcaaaacagacatttttaaattcttgaaCAATCAAATGCAGTTTATAATGTCAACTGGAAAGATGCATCTGTCTAGACTAGCCAAGCTAATTACATTCACTTCTATGTTATTTGCTATATATGACATTCTGTcatagacaaaataattttgaatttttgcgttagaattaccaaaaaagttacatttgcaTTGCAACtgatttatttcctctttatCTTACAGAGAGAATATAGCTGCAAACTCTACATTTGAGAAGTCCTATCAAGTTACCCCCCTGCTGTCGAACAATAAGGAAAAACGAGGGTTTGCCATCGATGGGAAGCTGAAAGATGAGGACACCAACCTTGCATCCACAACGCTGTAAGACAAATCTACTTTCT harbors:
- the arr3b gene encoding arrestin 3b, retinal (X-arrestin) isoform X2, with the protein product MSKVYKKTSGNGTIALYLGKRDFVDHVDRVDVVDGIVKVDPSGLNGRKVFVYLACAFRYGSDDLDVIGLSFRRDIWLKKVQVYPAADGNPTKTPMQESLLKKVGEQGCPFSFQMPTNLPCSVSLHPGPNDNGKACGVDFEVKAYIANEASNPDEVIDKKDTCRLMIRKIQFAPTNKAGPKVEVSKQFMMSDKPIHMEASLEKEIYYHGDPITVNVKINNETSKTIKKIKVSVDQLANVVLYSSDTYTKDVCSDEFAENIAANSTFEKSYQVTPLLSNNKEKRGFAIDGKLKDEDTNLASTTLSQGEKEMQGIIIHYKVKVTVTASGGGLLGGLTGSDVVVELPLTLMSPKPAEITDVAVDAVEA
- the arr3b gene encoding arrestin 3b, retinal (X-arrestin) isoform X1, which encodes MSKVYKKTSGNGTIALYLGKRDFVDHVDRVDVVDGIVKVDPSGLNGRKVFVYLACAFRYGSDDLDVIGLSFRRDIWLKKVQVYPAADGNPTKTPMQESLLKKVGEQGCPFSFQMPTNLPCSVSLHPGPNDNGKFLSQACGVDFEVKAYIANEASNPDEVIDKKDTCRLMIRKIQFAPTNKAGPKVEVSKQFMMSDKPIHMEASLEKEIYYHGDPITVNVKINNETSKTIKKIKVSVDQLANVVLYSSDTYTKDVCSDEFAENIAANSTFEKSYQVTPLLSNNKEKRGFAIDGKLKDEDTNLASTTLSQGEKEMQGIIIHYKVKVTVTASGGGLLGGLTGSDVVVELPLTLMSPKPAEITDVAVDAVEA